A genomic region of Fusarium falciforme chromosome 4, complete sequence contains the following coding sequences:
- a CDS encoding RNA polymerase II subunit A C-terminal domain phosphatase, translated as MFDKVVPLGTRLHYPITITKLLKSPGDTIKKQDSLFEYKFFWKRKIGDDTWVDETTYTEFDSPAEGILKQWRIREGMEVAADAPCFLVEEACGHEVQMQGLCSLCGADMTEINWATEERDTDRAMINMTHDQTALMVSENVAARAEHESQKRLLRQRKLTLVVDLDQTIIHACIEPTIGEWQRDPTNPNHQAVKDVKSFQLNDDGPRGLASGCTYYIKLRPGLAEFLEEISKMYELHVYTMGTRAYALNIARIVDPDKKLFGNRVISRDENGSITSKSLQRLFPVSTDMVVIIDDRADVWPLNRPNLIKVVPYDFFKGIGDINSSFLPKRQDVLPTLKQKPTSPKAKAAAKASPLDELVRMSGGDDAMNLKIQTEEQEKTLEKQLTDRPLLHMQEELDKEDEQQDPQNGDSSHSHHRNLLVDDDEELIALQDHLTDLHTSFYETYDRRRAERRQSEGTHPPAHSKTKRRASVDDGVDLSMVPDAGDILDELKSSVLSGLVIVLSGLVPLGVKVEESEIGMQAQSFGAQVLDTVSKRVTHLVVASSRPRTKKVQQAAKIPSIKIVNQNWLTDCLSQWRRLDERPYYLEIHDIDREKGGEDTTEVPSEVEEVEDAQTGQELKDFDWGEAEDELAEFMDDDDDDGESGDDTATNSGAETNDGDSVKQGTKRKMMADPDESDNDGASSIGESVLAKKQRLARNRGASGLRAIHTPNGDDADEEDASLPTPGPTGDEAADNKNGLVNADETMDFDEDELERELLAELEAAGD; from the coding sequence ATGTTCGACAAGGTAGTCCCGCTAGGCACGCGCCTACACTaccccatcaccatcaccaagctccTCAAATCACCCGGCGACACGATCAAGAAGCAGGATAGCCTCTTCGAGTACAAGTTCTTCTGGAAGCGCAAGATCGGCGATGATACTTGGGTCGACGAAACCACATACACAGAGTTTGATAGCCCAGCCGAGGGCATCCTCAAACAATGGCGCATCCGCGAGGGCATGGAGGTCGCGGCCGACGCGCCCTGCTTCTTGGTCGAGGAGGCGTGCGGTCACGAGGTTCAGATGCAGGGCCTATGCAGCTTGTGCGGCGCTGACATGACCGAGATCAACTGGGCCACTGAGGAGCGGGATACGGATCGTGCCATGATCAACATGACACACGACCAGACTGCCCTGATGGTCAGCGAGAACGTTGCCGCCAGGGCCGAGCACGAGTCTCAGAAGCGGCTTCTGCGGCAACGAAAACTGACCCTGGTCGTCGATCTGGACCAGACGATCATCCACGCCTGTATCGAACCCACCATCGGCGAGTGGCAGCGCGACCCGACGAACCCCAACCATCAAGCTGTCAAAGACGTCAAGAGCTTCCAGCTCAACGATGATGGCCCACGCGGCCTCGCGAGCGGATGCACATATTACATCAAGTTGCGACCTGGGCTGGCTGAGTTCCTCGAGGAGATTTCCAAGATGTACGAGTTGCACGTGTACACTATGGGTACACGCGCCTATGCCCTTAACATCGCTCGTATTGTCGACCCcgataaaaagctctttggAAACCGCGTCATCAGTCGTGATGAGAACGGTAGTATTACTTCCAAGAGCCTTCAGCGCCTGTTCCCTGTTAGCACGGACATGGTAGTTATTATCGACGATCGAGCCGACGTGTGGCCATTGAACCGACCAAACCTGATCAAGGTTGTACCCTACGACTTCTTCAAGGGCATCGGCGATATCAACTCGAGCTTCCTACCCAAGCGACAGGATGTCTTGCCGACACTCAAGCAGAAGCCCACAAGTCCCAAGGCAAAGGCAGCAGCTAAGGCCTCGCCTCTGGACGAGCTTGTTAGGATGAGCGGTGGCGACGATGCCATGAACTTGAAGATTCAGACCGAGGAGCAAGAGAAGACGCTGGAGAAGCAGCTGACGGATCGGCCGTTGCTGCACATGCAAGAGGAGCTGGACAAGGAGGATGAGCAACAAGACCCCCAGAATGGCGACTCTTCACACAGCCACCACCGGAAtcttcttgttgatgatgatgaggagctcATCGCCCTCCAGGACCACCTCACTGATCTGCACACATCGTTCTACGAGACATATGACCGACGACGAGCGGAGCGGAGACAATCAGAAGGCACACATCCACCCGCGCACAGCAAAACGAAGCGGAGAGCTTCTGTGGACGATGGTGTTGACCTGTCCATGGTCCCGGACGCTGGTGACATCCTCGACGAGCTCAAGTCTAGCGTTCTTTCTGGGCTTGTGATTGTCTTGTCTGGTCTTGTACCGCTTGGAGTCAAGGTGGAGGAGTCAGAGATCGGGATGCAAGCTCAAAGCTTTGGTGCTCAGGTCCTTGACACTGTGTCAAAGCGAGTGACGCATCTCGTTGTGGCCTCCTCACGCCCGCGGACAAAGAAGGTGCAGCAGGCGGCCAAGATTCCCAGCATTAAGATTGTGAATCAGAACTGGCTCACCGACTGCCTCAGTCAATGGCGACGGCTGGATGAACGACCATACTATCTGGAGATCCACGACATCGACCGGGAGAAGGGAGGAGAGGACACCACAGAGGTGCCATCGGAGGTGGAAGAAGTCGAGGATGCACAGACAGgccaggagctcaaggacttTGACTGGGGTGAAGCCGAAGATGAACTCGCTGAGTTCatggacgacgatgacgacgacggcgagagCGGCGATGACACGGCTACAAACTCTGGTGCTGAGACCAACGATGGAGATAGTGTGAAGCAAGGGACAAAGcggaagatgatggccgaCCCAGACGAGTCGGATAACGACGGAGCATCAAGCATAGGCGAGAGTGTTCTTGCTAAGAAGCAGCGGCTGGCACGGAATCGAGGCGCTTCAGGACTGCGGGCAATACATACGCCCAACGGCGACGAcgcagatgaagaagatgcgAGCTTACCGACTCCGGGACCGACAGGGGACGAAGCAGCGGATAACAAGAATGGATTGGTTAATGCAGATGAGACGAtggactttgacgaggacgagctgGAGAGAGAGCTACTCGCAGAGTTGGAGGCTGCCGGTGATTAA
- a CDS encoding Condensin complex subunit 1, whose amino-acid sequence MDTIDFDLNDALKHYMSDPASIATPEAHSALFDCENDPEALTNPVVNSVLNPIVDAVADNPDAIMRASHMDSLQFLLKLAPISLHPSSPEPTSLGRDSELVETPRYTAHLPTHALSKIFDLIMSGLSAEADSVHSDIDSPDEQDSVPHHKKLLEIYAFLLQWTIAAVETKAAEKSSAVPASRGRGKPKKGAAKDKEAAWDSATQLQAALEIMCKVLKLKLSKIFLTTSERDTFIGLLTRPVYMVLESEQRVKATTIRMHCFKVLCIAVKHHGHGYAAQINIIQNLTYFEHLSEPMAEFLHILAETYDYPQLADEVLREISNKEFNSNDTRGPKSVSSFIAKLSELAPRLVIKQMTMLAKQLDSESYTLRCALIEVCGNMVGYLSKQDERSENHKSQLNAFFDVLEERFLDINPYCRCRTLQVYMKLCELAQKFPKRRQKAAELACRSLEDKSSNVRRNAIKLLGTLIKTHPFTVMHGAQLSRKEWQARLDKVEEELNALKPPPGMPGFGGDQANTTVDNELLDEATQIGSPEKPKPMTEEEKVAAIKKAQEEAATSEAIEKLTLTRRYYNEALKFIDVIHEATGTICQLLGSRNKSEVIEAIDFFEVGDAYNIEQNKDGIRRMLRLIWTKGNSDEGKGVQAHLIDCYRRLFFEAPDSFSPNDAANYIARNMISLTSGATPAELTSLEQLLATMMKGGMIPEVVITKLWQVYGVQKREISRTQRRGAIIILGMLATANPEIVVGEIETMLRTGLGAHGRNDLQLAKYTCIALRRINPTGRQAKDSPIKFSRLPNDHAVSARLAAITDVPSDSKEWYGVAEQAINAIYAIAKHPDTLCSDIIRHKTRQVFGQPQSRPGSQPGSRPGSRDDTKPIPTGDQIPTQNEKPKKRDNAIALSQLLFIVGHVAIKQIVHLELCELDFKRRKQEKEKLAPAKSDKDKEDADELDLIGGTTEDDFTEAMAHIRERELLYGPNSLLAIFGPLVSEICANNTTYADKGLQAAATLCLAKLMCVSAEYCETNLPLLITIMERSPDATVRSNAVIALGDMAVCFNHLIDENTDFLYRRLADADTSVKRTCLMTLTFLILAGQVKVKGQLGEMAKCMEDDDRRIADLARMFFTELSTKDNAVYNHFVDMFSLLSAGGNMEEESFRRVVRFLLGFVEKDKHAKQLAEKLAARLSRCETERQWNDVAFALGILQHKNEEITKLVSEGYKMVQSAA is encoded by the exons ATGGATACAATCGACTTTGACCTCAACGATGCTCTCAAGCACTACATGTCAGACCCGGCGAGCATCGCCACGCCAGAAGCCCACAGCGCCCTGTTCGACTGCGAGAATGACCCCGAGGCGCTCACGAACCCCGTGGTCAACTCGGTACTGAACCCCATCGTCGACGCCGTCGCCGACAACCCCGACGCGATAATGCGAGCCTCCCACATGGACTCGCTGCAATTCCTCCTCAAGTTAGCCCCCATTTCCCTTCACCCCTCTTCTCCCGAACCGACATCGTTGGGACGCGATTCTGAGCTAGTTGAAACTCCCAGATACACAGCACACCTCCCCACCCACGCCCTCAGCAAGATCTTCGACCTCATCATGAGCGGCCTGAGCGCCGAGGCCGACTCGGTTCACAGCGACATCGACTCGCCCGATGAGCAGGACTCCGTGCCCCACcacaagaagctcctcgagatATACGCCTTTCTCCTGCAGTGGACCATTGCTGCTGTCGAGACAAAGGCGGCTGAAAAGTCTTCGGCGGTGCCTGCTTCCAGAGGACGTGGAAAGCCCAAGAAGGGTGCGGCCAAGGATAAGGAGGCAGCGTGGGACTCGGCCACACAGCTCCAGGCTGCTCTGGAGATTATGTGCAAGGTCCTGAAGCTCAAGTTGTCCAAGATCTTCCTGACCACGAGCGAGAGAGACACATTTATTGGACTTCTTACTCGGCCGGTCTACATGGTGTTGGAGAGCGAGCAGCGGGTAAAGGCCACGACCATCCGAATGCACTGCTTCAAGGTGCTGTGTATTGCTGTGAAGCACCACGGCCATGGATATG CGGCGCAAATCAACATTATCCAGAACCTCACCTACTTTGAACACTTGTCGGAACCCATGGCCGAGTTTCTACACATTCTGGCCGAGACATACGACTATCCCCAACTCGCTGACGAGGTCCTTCGAGAAATTAGTAACAAGGAGTTCAACTCCAACGATACACGAGGACCCAAGTCTGTCTCTTCTTTCATCGCCAAGTTGTCCGAACTGGCCCCACGCCTGGTGATCAAGCAGATGACAATGCTCGCAAAGCAACTGGATAGCGAG TCTTATACCCTTCGATGCGCCCTCATTGAAGTCTGTGGAAACATGGTCGGCTATCTCAGCAAGCAGGACGAACGTAGCGAGAACCACAAGTCTCAACTCAACGCGTTCTTTGATGTTTTGGAAGAGCGCTTCCTCGATATTAACCCATACTGCCGATGCAGAACTCTCCAGGTTTATATGAAACTGTGTGAGCTTGCTCAGAAGTTCCCCAAGCGTCGTCAAAAGGCTGCTGAGCTCGCCTGCCGAAGTCTGGAGGACAAGAGCAGCAACGTGAGGAGAAATGCCATCAAGCTACTTGGCACTCTCATCAAGACCCATCCATTTACTGTCATGCACGGCGCTCAACTATCAAGAAAGGAATGGCAGGCTCGCTTGGAcaaggttgaggaagagCTGAACGCTCTGAAGCCGCCCCCTGGTATGCCTGGCTTCGGGGGTGATCAGGCCAATACTACTGTCGACAACGAGTTGTTAGATGAGGCGACGCAGATCGGTTCCCctgagaagcccaagccaatgactgaagaagagaaggtgGCTGCTATCAAGAAGGCtcaggaggaggctgccacGAGCGAGGCCATTGAGAAGCTCACCTTGACCAGGAGGTACTACAACGAAGCGCTCAAGTTTATCGATGTTATCCATGAAGCCACTGGCACCATCTGCCAGCTTCTTGGCTCAAGAAACAAGAGCGAGGTCATTGAGGCTATCGACTTCTTCGAGGTTGGCGACGCCTACAACATCGAGCAGAACAAGGATGGCATCCGACGCATGCTTCGCCTTATCTGGACCAAGGGCAACAGTGATGAGGGCAAGGGAGTTCAGGCACACCTGATCGACTGCTATAGACGACTCTTTTTCGAGGCCCCTGACTCGTTCAGCCCCAACGATGCGGCCAACTATATTGCGCGGAACATGATCAGTCTCACATCTGGTGCTACGCCTGCTGAGCTCACGTCTCTTGAGCAACTACTTGCTACCATGATGAAGGGCGGCATGATTCCTGAGGTTGTCATCACCAAGCTGTGGCAGGTTTACGGTGTCCAGAAGCGCGAGATTTCTCGCACTCAGCGACGaggtgccatcatcatcttgggCATGTTGGCGACTGCGAACCCTGAGATTGTTGTTGGTGAAATCGAGACGATGCTGCGAACAGGTCTTGGAGCACATGGACGCAACGACCTCCAGTTAGCCAAGTACACCTGCATTGCTCTGAGGAGAATCAACCCCACAGGGCGACAGGCAAAGGATTCGCCGATCAAGTTTTCTCGTCTGCCCAATGACCACGCTGTGTCGGCCAGATTGGCTGCCATCACCGATGTGCCTTCGGACAGCAAGGAGTGGTATGGAGTCGCAGAGCAGGCCATCAATGCTATCTatgccatcgccaagcaccCTGATACCCTCTGCTCAGATATCATCCGACACAAGACACGACAAGTCTTTGGTCAACCGCAGTCTCGGCCAGGTTCACAACCCGGGTCACGACCTGGATCTCGGGATGATACCAAGCCTATCCCTACCGGGGATCAGATTCCCACCCAGaatgagaagcccaagaagcgcGACAACGCCATTGCCTTGTCACAgcttctcttcatcgtcggaCATGTTGCCATCAAGCAGATTGTCCATCTTGAGCTTTGCGAACTTGACTTCAAGCGCAGAaagcaggagaaggagaagcttgcACCAGCCAAGtccgacaaggacaaggaggatgCCGACGAGCTGGACCTGATTGGAGGCACAACAGAAGATGACTTTACAGAAGCCATGGCTCATATTCGTGAGCGTGAGCTTTTGTATGGACCCAACTCACTGTTGGCCATCTTCGGTCCTCTTGTTTCTGAGATCTGCGCCAACAACACTACATATGCTGACAAGGGTCTTCAGGCCGCCGCAACATTGTGTCTTGCGAAACTCATGTGCGTGTCTGCCGAATACTGCGAGACCAACTTGCCTcttctcatcaccatcatggaGCGCTCGCCTGACGCGACGGTGCGATCCAACGCAGTGATTGCTCTGGGAGATATGGCGGTTTGCTTCAACCACCTGATTGATGAAAACACCGACTTTCTATACCGTCGTTTGGCAGACGCCGATACATCGGTCAAGCGTACATGTCTGATGACGCTGACCTTCCTGATCCTGGCTGGtcaggtcaaggtcaagggtcAGCTCGGCGAGATGGCCAAGTGcatggaggatgatgatcgCAGAATCGCGGATCTGGCAAGAATGTTCTTCACTGAGCTCAGCACCAAGGACAATGCTGTGTACAACCACTTTGTGGACATGTTTAGTCTGCTGAGTGCCGGCGGTAACATGGAGGAAGAGAGCTTCCGCCGGGTTGTGAGATTCTTGCTCGGCTTTGTCGAGAAG GATAAGCATGCCAAGCAGCTGGCCGAGAAGCTTGCGGCGCGTCTCAGCCGATGTGAGACGGAGCGACAGTGGAACGATGTCGCGTTTGCGCTGGGCATTCTGCAGCACAAGAACGAGGAGATCACAAAGTTGGTGTCTGAGGGTTACAAGATGGTTCAATCGGCGGCTTGA
- a CDS encoding NADH dehydrogenase [ubiquinone] 1 alpha subcomplex subunit 13 → MPQDMPPRGGYEPVQYKRNLPAKGFRPGILLLGMGAVMGFGWYKLIHGMREANELAREKMWARINLIPLLQAEEDRDQVRRYLADQKREKELLGDNAKVYHSDRFVRPTFAVVPPPTTN, encoded by the exons ATGCCTCAAGATATGCCCCCTCGGGGCGGGTACGAGCCCGTCCAGTACAAG CGAAACCTCCCCGCCAAGGGTTTCCGCCCCGgaatcctcctcctcggcatggGCGCCGTTATGGGCTTCGGCTGGTACAAACTGATCCATGGCATGCGAGAGGCCAA CGAGCTCGCCCGTGAAAAGATGTGGGCCCGCATCAACCTCATTCCCCTCCTCCAGGCCGAAGAGGACCGCGACCAGGTGCGACGATACCTGGCCGACCAGAAGCGCGAGAAGGAGCTGCTGGGCGACAACGCCAAGGTCTACCACAGCGACCG ATTCGTGCGGCCGACCTTTGCCGTCGTTCCCCCTCCCACCACAAACTAG